The proteins below come from a single Candidatus Aminicenantes bacterium genomic window:
- a CDS encoding 3-deoxy-8-phosphooctulonate synthase — protein sequence MQRGFSVGNLDITANPPFFILGPCVIEGRSGTIEIARQIRKLADELDLGVVFKASFDKANRSSLTSFRGPGLREGLEVLRAVREETGLPVISDIHEPAQAESAGKVLDALQIPAFLCRQTDLLLAAGDTGLPVNVKKGQFMAPGDMARVVEKIHSTGNRRVMLTERGSFFGYHDLVVDFRSIPIMKSLEVPVVIDATHAVQRPAEGNVSGGQPQFIPHIAAAGVVCGADGVFLEVHPHPQKALSDGANSLSLKDLGKLLIRLRKLHGVT from the coding sequence ATGCAACGCGGGTTTTCCGTTGGGAATCTGGACATCACGGCAAACCCCCCGTTTTTCATTCTGGGCCCATGTGTGATCGAAGGGCGCTCGGGAACCATTGAAATCGCCCGGCAGATCCGCAAATTGGCGGATGAGTTGGATCTGGGCGTCGTGTTTAAAGCATCGTTTGACAAGGCCAATCGATCCTCTCTCACATCTTTTCGTGGTCCTGGTTTGCGCGAAGGCCTTGAGGTGCTGCGCGCAGTCCGGGAGGAAACCGGATTGCCGGTGATTTCAGATATCCATGAACCCGCCCAGGCCGAATCGGCCGGCAAAGTGTTGGATGCCTTGCAGATTCCCGCTTTTCTTTGCCGCCAGACCGACCTGCTGCTGGCGGCAGGCGATACGGGGCTGCCCGTAAATGTAAAAAAAGGGCAATTCATGGCTCCCGGGGATATGGCCCGGGTGGTGGAAAAGATTCATTCCACGGGCAACCGGCGCGTGATGTTGACCGAACGGGGCTCCTTTTTCGGCTACCATGACCTGGTGGTGGATTTTCGTTCCATCCCCATTATGAAGTCCCTGGAGGTGCCCGTCGTCATCGACGCCACCCACGCGGTGCAACGCCCGGCGGAAGGCAACGTGTCCGGCGGGCAGCCTCAATTTATTCCCCATATCGCGGCCGCAGGCGTGGTGTGCGGCGCGGACGGCGTGTTCCTGGAAGTTCATCCCCATCCGCAAAAAGCTCTTTCAGATGGGGCCAATTCGCTCTCCCTCAAGGATTTGGGGAAACTACTGATTCGCTTGCGCAAGTTGCATGGGGTGACCTGA
- a CDS encoding UDP-2,3-diacylglucosamine diphosphatase, whose amino-acid sequence MGRIYLVSDIHAGDPAAEPGRRDFLCFLQYLENRSGDLFILGDLFDFWFEWRHVVPKGVFDILYQLRRLVDAGWRVVFLPGNHDFAPGDFLSRQVGLELPGENMVLDFGGKRFFLAHGDGLAAHDRGYRVLKKILHNPLSQALFRHLLPADWGMALAKVTSRGSRRHLSIDHEAWAKDYLAAARRYFSNGFDGVVLGHVHEPLLVREGNHVYANCGDWLEHRSCIVGEAGKLFLADWEAETKRLQKRSPGVE is encoded by the coding sequence ATGGGGCGCATTTATCTGGTTTCCGACATCCATGCCGGCGATCCCGCCGCAGAACCCGGCCGTCGCGATTTCCTCTGTTTTCTTCAATACCTCGAGAATCGCAGCGGCGACTTGTTTATTCTCGGAGACCTGTTTGACTTCTGGTTTGAATGGCGCCATGTTGTGCCCAAGGGGGTTTTCGACATTCTCTATCAATTGCGCCGCCTGGTTGATGCCGGTTGGCGGGTTGTGTTTTTACCGGGAAACCACGATTTCGCGCCCGGCGACTTTCTTTCCCGGCAGGTGGGACTGGAACTTCCCGGTGAGAACATGGTGCTTGATTTCGGGGGGAAGCGGTTTTTCCTGGCCCATGGTGACGGCCTGGCCGCCCATGATCGCGGTTACCGAGTTTTAAAAAAGATCCTGCACAATCCGTTATCACAGGCGCTTTTCCGTCACCTGTTGCCGGCGGACTGGGGCATGGCCCTGGCCAAGGTCACATCACGGGGGAGCCGTCGCCACCTCAGCATTGATCATGAGGCATGGGCCAAGGATTACCTGGCGGCCGCGCGAAGGTACTTTTCAAACGGTTTTGACGGGGTGGTGCTGGGGCATGTGCATGAACCGCTGCTGGTGCGTGAAGGCAATCATGTGTATGCCAACTGCGGAGATTGGCTGGAGCATCGCTCATGTATCGTGGGGGAAGCGGGAAAACTTTTCCTGGCTGATTGGGAGGCGGAAACAAAGCGTTTACAAAAGCGTTCGCCTGGCGTAGAATAG
- a CDS encoding HDIG domain-containing protein has translation MNHRKIETIFLDLHKISKKELREKVVQTWAESIRRGGWEVEELKDVPFTLLIADTDVDLVQHTNNVTRTALVIAKELDGYYDGLKIDMDILLAGALLHDVAKLMEYDRRDGKVVKSEMGQYLRHPISGAAMAAKHGLPDEVVHIIGSHSKEGNFAKRTVEAIIVHHADFLNFEPFHQ, from the coding sequence ATGAACCACAGAAAGATTGAAACGATTTTCCTGGACCTGCATAAAATTTCGAAAAAGGAGCTGCGCGAGAAAGTGGTCCAGACCTGGGCCGAATCGATCCGCCGGGGAGGGTGGGAAGTCGAGGAACTCAAGGATGTCCCCTTCACCCTGCTGATTGCGGACACGGATGTCGACCTGGTTCAGCACACCAACAACGTCACCCGCACCGCCCTGGTGATTGCCAAAGAGTTGGATGGATACTATGACGGACTCAAAATCGACATGGACATTCTGTTGGCCGGCGCGCTGCTGCATGATGTGGCCAAGCTGATGGAGTACGACCGCCGGGACGGAAAGGTGGTCAAAAGCGAGATGGGCCAGTATTTGCGCCATCCCATCAGCGGAGCGGCCATGGCGGCCAAGCATGGACTCCCGGACGAAGTGGTGCACATTATCGGTTCCCATTCAAAGGAAGGCAATTTCGCCAAGCGCACGGTGGAAGCCATTATCGTTCACCACGCGGATTTCCTCAACTTCGAACCCTTCCACCAGTAA
- a CDS encoding L-threonine 3-dehydrogenase, with amino-acid sequence MKRILVTGSSGQIGTELKRLLINRFGKENVVGADLKEPSAEFLREGPFERLDVTCAKEMEQVVQKYRIDTVFHLAAILSAVGERKPQLAWKVNMDGLVNVLELARSNGCAVFVPSSIAAFGPDTPKQDTPQDTLQRPTSIYGVTKVAGELLCDYYHERFGVDVRGVRYPGIISNETLPGGGTTDYAVEIFYDAIRQGKYTCFLKPDTALDMMYMPDALNAALRIMQTPGDKLVHRNAFNVTAMSITPAELAQEIRRHIPDFEIRYEVDSMRQAIADSWPDRMDDSAARQEWGWTPEYDLESMTADMIQTLTPRLKLKS; translated from the coding sequence ATGAAGCGAATCCTGGTAACCGGCTCTTCGGGGCAAATTGGAACCGAGTTAAAGCGTCTTTTGATCAACCGTTTCGGAAAGGAAAACGTTGTGGGAGCGGACCTGAAGGAGCCTTCCGCGGAGTTTCTACGTGAAGGTCCATTTGAGCGTTTGGATGTCACCTGCGCCAAAGAGATGGAGCAAGTGGTGCAAAAGTACCGGATCGATACGGTTTTTCACCTGGCGGCGATTCTGTCCGCGGTGGGTGAGCGCAAGCCGCAACTGGCCTGGAAAGTCAACATGGACGGATTGGTCAACGTGTTGGAATTGGCCAGAAGCAATGGTTGCGCGGTTTTTGTGCCCAGTTCCATCGCCGCTTTCGGTCCGGACACCCCCAAGCAGGATACTCCCCAGGACACACTTCAACGTCCCACGAGCATCTACGGTGTGACCAAGGTGGCCGGTGAACTCCTTTGTGACTACTACCACGAGCGTTTCGGGGTTGATGTCCGCGGCGTGCGTTATCCCGGGATTATCTCTAATGAGACCCTTCCCGGGGGCGGTACCACGGACTACGCGGTGGAGATTTTTTACGACGCCATTCGCCAAGGAAAATACACGTGTTTCCTGAAACCTGATACGGCACTGGATATGATGTACATGCCGGACGCGCTGAATGCCGCGCTGCGAATCATGCAGACGCCGGGTGACAAACTGGTTCATCGTAACGCGTTTAACGTGACAGCCATGAGCATTACTCCAGCTGAACTGGCGCAAGAGATCCGCCGTCATATCCCCGACTTTGAGATCCGTTACGAAGTCGACTCCATGCGCCAGGCGATCGCCGATTCCTGGCCGGATCGCATGGACGACAGCGCCGCCAGGCAGGAGTGGGGGTGGACCCCTGAGTATGACCTGGAGTCCATGACGGCCGATATGATTCAGACGCTTACGCCGAGATTAAAGTTGAAGAGTTGA
- a CDS encoding KpsF/GutQ family sugar-phosphate isomerase, which yields MDCLEIARHVLRTESKAIELAVQRLDSRFTEAVDLVFGARGRVVITGMGKSGLVGKKIAATLTSTGTPAVFLHPSEALHGDIGIIMEDDIVVALSTSGETLEVVRLINLIRRIGVKLIALVGREESTLARESDCFIDCSVENEACPIGLVPTTSTTLTLAMGDALAIALMEKKGFREENFRFNHPGGSIGKKLLKVAHLMHSGEAAPRVRPHDPMESVIREIDQKRFGVAVVADENDLVVGVITDGDLRRNLLRDPGLLQRRAVDCMTPNPLQVTEDRLAVEALKEMEDHRITSLVVTRGGRLAGLLHLHDLWRTEMF from the coding sequence ATGGATTGTTTGGAAATCGCCCGTCATGTACTTCGGACTGAATCGAAAGCCATTGAATTGGCCGTGCAGCGGTTGGATTCGCGGTTCACGGAGGCGGTGGACCTGGTGTTCGGCGCCCGCGGGCGGGTGGTAATCACCGGAATGGGAAAATCCGGGTTGGTCGGCAAAAAGATCGCCGCCACACTGACTTCCACGGGGACACCGGCGGTATTTCTTCATCCTTCCGAGGCTTTGCACGGGGATATCGGCATTATTATGGAAGATGACATTGTTGTGGCCCTTTCAACCAGCGGGGAAACCCTGGAAGTGGTGCGCCTGATCAATCTGATCCGCCGGATCGGGGTGAAGCTCATCGCCCTGGTGGGACGCGAGGAATCCACCCTGGCACGTGAAAGCGACTGCTTTATCGATTGCAGCGTGGAGAACGAAGCCTGCCCCATCGGACTTGTTCCCACTACTTCCACGACCTTGACGTTGGCCATGGGTGATGCCCTGGCTATTGCCCTGATGGAAAAAAAGGGTTTCCGGGAAGAAAACTTTCGCTTCAACCATCCCGGGGGGTCTATCGGCAAGAAGTTACTCAAGGTGGCGCATCTCATGCATTCGGGAGAAGCCGCGCCGCGGGTGCGGCCGCACGATCCCATGGAGTCGGTGATCCGGGAAATCGATCAGAAACGTTTCGGTGTTGCCGTGGTGGCGGATGAAAATGATCTGGTAGTGGGCGTGATTACGGATGGTGACTTGCGCCGCAACCTGTTGCGGGATCCCGGGCTGCTGCAGCGCCGGGCGGTTGATTGCATGACGCCAAACCCCCTCCAGGTAACGGAAGATCGCCTGGCGGTGGAGGCCCTGAAAGAAATGGAAGACCATCGCATTACTTCCCTGGTGGTAACCCGTGGAGGACGCCTTGCGGGATTGCTGCACCTGCATGACTTGTGGCGTACGGAGATGTTTTAA
- a CDS encoding DNA translocase FtsK yields the protein MQMAKHRSTKGPEPELTLRNEILGILFLFLSVFLIFSVFSFSPVDPSFFHSSMRETVSNYGGRLGAQLAAVLFNLLGYAAYGVVFFLLMVTVHFFLNRGIARMGTKSAGYLLLVLAASGFITCLYPQAVVDGMSIHTGGMVGLFLHRFFRAELKPFFAGGLFLILMLVALVVIAKVSLRRMIQSFWELLKVLGKWLREARKVFLKRRSAQKVRAKYRRETQPPSGKTRNKPAKEKAGPAPKAAEARRIAREPSRLPEESFLFADEETGLMQSSAYTAPPLTYLDAVTEQSQIDFKELDRKRDELTAALEEFRIQGNIREYTPGPVITTYEFEPDSGVKVKDVTNLSEDLALAVKAQYVRIERILGKRAIGIEIPNRKREIIHLREILESDEYRRSSSPLTLALGKTKSGEIFITDLREMPHLIVAGATGSGKSVAIHSIILSILYKAPPADVKFVLIDPKRVELAIYNRLPHLLTPVVVNNKLAKNALDWAVWEMEQRYQKIARLQVRNIDQYNKKLDLLIQSGDELLDRLEDTERIPYVVIIIDEFADLMLESSREIEDDVARIAQKARAVGIHLILATQRPSTDVITGTIKNNFPSRIAMAVPSKFDSRTIVDVMGAEKLLGNGDMLFLPPKTASLIRLHGAYVSEEEAMRVINFLAKKEKPRYDTQVVKPRSTSPGGAGESDLDELFNEAAAIVIETGQASASFLQRRMRIGYARAGRLIDQLEAREVVSPPNSRSQREVLMSMGDLENLNATEDDLED from the coding sequence ATGCAAATGGCGAAGCACCGCTCGACAAAGGGGCCGGAACCGGAACTCACACTGCGCAACGAGATCCTGGGCATTCTTTTTCTCTTTTTGTCGGTGTTCCTGATTTTTTCCGTTTTCAGTTTCTCTCCGGTGGATCCCAGTTTTTTTCATTCCTCCATGCGGGAAACTGTTTCCAATTACGGCGGGCGCTTGGGGGCCCAGCTGGCAGCCGTGTTGTTCAATTTGTTGGGATATGCCGCGTACGGCGTGGTGTTTTTCCTGTTGATGGTGACGGTGCATTTTTTCCTGAACCGCGGCATTGCCCGCATGGGAACCAAGAGTGCCGGGTACCTGCTTCTTGTCCTGGCTGCATCGGGGTTTATCACCTGCCTGTATCCCCAGGCGGTTGTTGACGGCATGTCTATTCACACCGGTGGAATGGTCGGCCTTTTTCTCCACCGCTTTTTTCGCGCGGAATTGAAACCCTTTTTCGCCGGCGGGCTTTTCCTGATCCTCATGCTTGTGGCCCTGGTGGTGATCGCCAAGGTGTCGCTGCGACGAATGATTCAGTCGTTCTGGGAGTTGCTGAAGGTTTTGGGAAAATGGTTGCGGGAGGCCAGGAAGGTTTTTTTAAAGCGACGCAGCGCCCAAAAGGTGCGTGCCAAGTACCGCCGGGAAACTCAACCGCCTTCCGGGAAAACAAGAAACAAACCCGCTAAGGAAAAAGCCGGACCCGCGCCCAAAGCGGCGGAAGCCAGGCGCATTGCCAGGGAGCCCAGCCGCCTTCCGGAAGAGAGCTTCCTGTTTGCGGATGAAGAAACCGGCTTGATGCAGAGTTCGGCCTATACGGCTCCGCCACTAACCTACCTGGATGCGGTTACGGAACAGAGCCAGATCGATTTTAAGGAGCTTGACCGCAAACGGGATGAACTGACGGCGGCTTTGGAGGAATTCCGCATCCAGGGCAATATCCGTGAGTACACCCCCGGACCGGTGATTACCACCTACGAGTTTGAACCGGACAGCGGAGTGAAGGTCAAAGACGTCACCAACCTGTCGGAGGACCTGGCCCTGGCGGTCAAAGCGCAATACGTGCGTATCGAACGCATCCTCGGCAAACGGGCCATCGGCATCGAGATTCCCAATCGCAAACGGGAAATCATTCACTTGCGTGAAATTCTTGAATCCGACGAATACCGGCGCTCCAGTTCGCCGCTCACCCTGGCATTGGGCAAAACCAAAAGCGGAGAGATCTTTATCACGGATTTGCGCGAGATGCCGCATCTGATCGTGGCCGGTGCCACGGGAAGCGGCAAAAGTGTGGCCATTCACTCCATTATCCTCAGTATCCTGTACAAAGCGCCTCCCGCGGATGTGAAATTTGTACTCATCGATCCCAAAAGAGTGGAGTTGGCCATTTACAACCGCTTGCCCCACCTGTTGACTCCGGTTGTGGTCAACAACAAATTGGCCAAGAACGCACTGGACTGGGCGGTATGGGAGATGGAGCAGCGTTACCAGAAGATCGCCCGTCTCCAGGTACGCAACATCGATCAGTACAACAAGAAACTGGACCTCTTGATCCAGAGTGGCGACGAACTGCTTGATCGTCTCGAAGATACGGAGCGCATTCCCTACGTGGTCATTATCATTGATGAGTTTGCCGACCTCATGCTGGAAAGCTCCCGGGAGATCGAGGACGACGTGGCCCGGATCGCCCAGAAGGCCAGGGCGGTTGGGATCCACTTGATTCTGGCGACCCAGCGGCCCTCCACGGACGTAATCACCGGCACGATAAAGAACAATTTTCCTTCCCGGATCGCCATGGCCGTTCCCTCCAAGTTCGATTCCCGAACCATTGTCGACGTTATGGGTGCGGAGAAGCTGCTCGGCAACGGCGACATGTTGTTTCTTCCCCCGAAAACGGCCAGTTTGATCCGCCTTCACGGCGCCTATGTTTCCGAAGAGGAAGCCATGCGGGTCATTAACTTCCTGGCCAAGAAAGAGAAACCCAGGTACGATACCCAGGTGGTCAAGCCGCGCTCAACATCCCCTGGAGGCGCGGGGGAAAGCGACCTGGACGAGTTGTTTAATGAAGCCGCGGCCATCGTGATTGAAACCGGCCAGGCCTCCGCTTCATTCCTGCAGCGGCGCATGCGCATCGGGTATGCCCGTGCCGGCCGCCTGATCGATCAATTAGAGGCGCGGGAAGTGGTTTCACCGCCAAACAGCCGCAGCCAGCGGGAAGTGTTGATGAGCATGGGCGATTTGGAAAACCTGAATGCGACCGAAGACGATCTGGAAGATTGA
- the cysC gene encoding adenylyl-sulfate kinase has product MTEQKATNVVWHEHTVKREEREQLLRQKGAVLWFTGLPSSGKSTIANALARRLHQEGRLCYVLDGDNVRHGLNKDLGFSPKDREENIRRISEVAALFADSGTITTTAFVSPYRKDRDSCRQLLGPDRFFEVYVKTSVETCEERDPKGLYKKARKGVIPEFTGVSAPYEAPLHPEITLDTESLNVEEEVNIILDHLREKGII; this is encoded by the coding sequence ATGACGGAACAGAAAGCCACGAACGTGGTCTGGCATGAACATACGGTAAAAAGAGAGGAACGAGAACAATTGCTACGACAGAAAGGAGCAGTCTTGTGGTTTACCGGCCTACCCTCGAGTGGAAAATCCACCATTGCCAATGCCCTGGCGCGGCGACTGCACCAGGAAGGAAGGCTCTGTTACGTTCTCGATGGAGACAACGTGAGGCACGGTCTAAACAAGGACTTGGGATTTTCACCTAAGGACCGTGAAGAAAACATCCGCCGCATTTCCGAGGTGGCCGCACTTTTCGCTGATTCCGGCACCATCACCACCACGGCTTTTGTATCTCCCTACCGCAAAGACCGGGATTCCTGCCGCCAATTGCTGGGTCCGGACCGGTTTTTTGAGGTTTATGTTAAGACTTCCGTGGAAACCTGTGAAGAGCGTGACCCCAAAGGATTATACAAGAAAGCCCGCAAGGGCGTGATTCCCGAATTCACCGGCGTCTCCGCTCCATACGAAGCCCCATTGCATCCGGAAATTACCCTGGACACTGAGTCCCTGAACGTCGAAGAAGAAGTCAACATCATCCTGGACCACCTGCGCGAGAAGGGAATTATATAA
- a CDS encoding 3-deoxy-D-manno-octulosonate 8-phosphate phosphatase (forms homotetramers; catalyzes hydrolysis of KDO 8-P to KDO and inorganic phosphate; functions in lipopolysaccharide biosynthesis): protein MRDCCTCMTCGVRRCFNMNMDQKELARRIRMIVIDVDGTLSDGRFFVLPDGQQVKSFDVKDGTGIVFAGLAGIITAIITGKRSEAVRRRVEELGINEYYEGVHNKTMPFNELLEKYDLSKEEVAYIGDDIGDAEVMGMVGFSAAVGDAHPLIKRISHFIAKRYGGRGAVREVIDFILDAQERWPEIFVKLNSQENAEETLRKING from the coding sequence TTGCGGGATTGCTGCACCTGCATGACTTGTGGCGTACGGAGATGTTTTAATATGAACATGGATCAAAAGGAATTGGCCAGGCGGATCAGGATGATCGTGATTGACGTGGACGGGACATTGTCGGACGGACGTTTTTTTGTGCTTCCCGATGGGCAGCAGGTCAAGTCCTTTGATGTCAAAGACGGCACGGGCATTGTGTTTGCGGGCCTGGCCGGCATTATTACGGCCATTATCACGGGCAAACGCAGTGAGGCCGTGCGCCGCCGCGTGGAGGAACTGGGCATCAACGAATATTACGAAGGCGTTCATAACAAGACCATGCCTTTCAACGAGTTGTTGGAGAAGTACGACTTGTCAAAGGAAGAGGTGGCCTATATCGGTGACGATATCGGTGATGCGGAAGTAATGGGCATGGTGGGGTTTTCCGCGGCGGTTGGAGACGCCCATCCCCTGATCAAGCGCATTTCCCATTTTATCGCCAAGCGTTACGGTGGACGGGGGGCGGTGCGCGAAGTGATCGATTTCATCCTGGACGCGCAGGAGCGCTGGCCGGAAATTTTTGTCAAGCTCAACAGCCAGGAGAACGCTGAAGAAACCCTGCGCAAGATCAACGGCTGA